The segment TATTACCAGTTATGGAAATCTGAACAGCCCTCAACCACTTACTGTTGGTAATCTTCCTCCCGACAATGTAACAGGGCTCGCCAATTATTCACTTACTGATATCAAATACTTTAATGTGGCATTGCCCGATAGTTACATTGCTAATACCTATTGCACAACAAGCATCGAACCATCTAACCAGTATTACAATAACCTGGTTGGTTTCTGGCCGGGCTTTCCTGTTATAAATGATAATGGTGTATTTAAAATGCGTGATTTAAGTCCATTCGGTCGTGACTTCACACTTGAATCTTATTCGCCCGGAAGCTTTAATGATCTTAATGCAAATGTTTGCCCACCTGTTAGTGAACCTGTTTACAAAACAGTTCCTAATTCGGTAGATGTGACGGTGCAGATCTATGCATGGTTTGGTATTACTGTTCCTGCTTCATGGGGATTAGATGGTAAAAACTGGATACCTACCTACAGTGATGTAAGTGGAGGTTGATCAATAAAGAATGAATAATAAACTAGTTACAATAAAACGAATAAACATGAATTCTGTTATTCTTGTTAAACGCTTATCGGTTTGCCTGCTGCTGCTTTCAGTGGCAGTAACTGCATGCAGAAAAAAATATGCATACGATTTTGAAGATGGTACGCCGGGCAATGGTGCAAATGGAAGCAGTATTACCATTGATACGAGTATTAAAAATGTTGATGCAAGCAAGTATGCACAGGCAAGAGTATTCCCTGGTTTGGTTTGTGCATCGGAGCCAAGAACTAAGGTTGATCTTGCAATGAATTTAAGCTACAACCAGGTGCAGGATGAGTTGCGCATTTCTGTTCCGCCAAGTCCGCAATTCGGTACAGGTCTTTATGCTGCTCCTGGTGAGTTGGTGATCATTGATGTTCCGCAGAATGAATATTCACTCTCTGTACAAATAGGTGCATGGACAGATAATCTTTCTGTTATTCAAAATGCACCACGTGATCCCGTGATCTATTCACGTAGCCAGTTGAATCCCGGCAGAAACTATTTAAGGAATTTATATGGAGGTCATATTTATATTTTCGCCGGACGTTCAATAGCAACTCCGGTAAACCTTTCTTTCACAAATGTTGTGAAGTCACCTGATTTCGTATTGGGTGTTACGGATAAAACAGCATGGCAAGCAGAAATTCGTTCATCATGCGTACCATGGCTTGAATTAAGAAGCGCCAACATGATCTTTGTTGTGCCACGTCAATATTGTATCGACCGTCCTTTTGCTGATATTCAAAAAGCAATGCAGGATTGGGATGATATTGTAAATTTCGATTACTACCAATGGGAGGGATTAAGTGCAAACCCGGCAGAGGCTATTGATAAAGCTCCACTTCTTCCATGGCGGGTAGTGATGGATATTAAACCTGTTGTTGGTTATGGTCACTCAGGTTTTCCAATCGTAGTGCAAAATGATTACAGTTGGTTTGATGGTTTTGGAAATGTAAGTGCCATCAATGGCGGAGGTAACTGGGGGGTGTTTCACGAAGTGGGGCATAACAACCAACAAGGAACTTACTGGAGCTGGAGCACATTAGGTGAAACAACCTGTAACTTTTTTGCATTTAAAGTTGCAAATCGTTTGAGTGCTGTCACCCCATCATCATGGCCTCCCAAACATCCTGCATTGGCAACAGCAATACCCGCTGCTATCACATGGGCGTCTTCTGCAGTTGGTACAAGAAATTTTGATGGTACTGATGCTGCTATTAATGATCCGTTTGCACGGTTAACACCATTTGTTCAGATCATGAGTAAGATTCCTGCTGACTGGGGGTATCCCGGTCAGCAGGATGGATGGAGTTTTATTACAGAGCTATACAAGAAAGCAAGACGTTCAAACAGGATATCATTAACCGATCAGAACAAACGTGATTTTGTATATGAAACATTGTGTGAGTTTACTCGCAGAGATATGCGTGCTTTCTTCAGAGCGTGGGGTATTACTGTAAGTACGATTTCATTAAACAAAATGGGAGCGCTTTATCCATTGTCGTTCCAGGAAATATGGAAGTATAATCCATTAACAAAAACCGGTGGCGATACACAAGCTGATCCGAGAAGCGTTTGGTTGCCAATAGCAAGTTCCTGGTCAACAAGCGAAGGGACAAACGGAACAATTGGTAATGCGTTTGATGGTTCGTTTACTACGTATTGGCATAGCAATTATGGAACGGGTACAGGTCCAACAGCACCAACCCATACAATTACGGTTGATATGGCTACACCGACAACTATTAAAGGATTTTCTGCTGCACTAAGACAAAGCGGAACAGGTACGGCAACACGTGTTAAAAATATACGTGTACAGGTAAGCGATGATAACATCAACTGGACTCCTGTTGTTTTTGTAACTGGCGCAAGCACAATCACAGGAGCATTCACTTTAGTGAACATGCAGGGATTGCAAAGTTTTAATCTCACCAATAATATTACAGCAAGGTATTTTAGATATGTTATTTCCGCTGCTGCAGATAACGATCCTTCAGGAAATAACTCAGCACTTTCGGAAATAAACATTGTAAGACCTTGATTTTTTATTCGGATAAATGAATAATATGAAAAAGAACAAACTGCATATTGGTTTCTTACTTTCTTCAGTGGGAATTATGATCATACTGTTTGCATCCTGTAAACGTTATGTTGATCCGCCTCCTTATTTTGAAGAGCCTGGTGATACAACAAAACCGGCATCAAGAAAAGTTCTGCTTATAGGTATTGATGGGGCAGCAGCAGCTGAATACAAAAAAATGAGCTTGCCTATCCTGCAAAGCATGCTGGCAAAAAGTAAGTTTACATGGGAAGGTGTTTCCGATGAAGTAAGTACAGATGCTGCTTCGTGGAAAACACTCATGAGTGGTGTTTCTTATTCAAGACATAAAATAAAAGACAGCACGTTCATCTATACACAAAGTATTAATGATCCACAGCATTCATCTGCTCCAAATTTCCCATCAATCTTCTCTTATATTTTGTCATCGCCAAGAAATGATATGCGTACAGTAGTTATATCACCATGGCGTACAATGGTTGAAAAGTTGGTTCCAGAAGTGCTTGATCCGGTAGTTGCTGCAGATGATCTTGCTGTAAAAGATTCTGCACTCAAACGTATCAAAACAGGTAACCCTGATTTTATGGTAGTGAATTTTAATTCAGTAGCCATTGCAGGTAAGGCAGGTGCATTCCTCGCCGATAATGCAGGTTATAAAGACGCAGCACTAAGGATCGATGCATATATCGGTGAACTGTTAACAGCACTTAAAGCCCGTCCGGGATACGATAAAAATGAAGAGTGGCTGGTAATTGTTACAAGCACACATGGCGGTGTTGGTAATAGTTACGGAGGACCAACTGCAAGTGAAGTAAACAGCTTTTCTGTATTCTATCACGAAAAGTTTAAACCATTAGAATTTGTGCGTTCAGGTTTTTCAGGGGTTGCAATGAAAGGAACAGGAACTTCTGTAATTCGTGCAAGCATACCTGATGATGCCGGTTTGTACAATCCGGGTTTGGGGCAGCAAACAATCTCAGTTAAAATGAAGTCTCCCACAAAAACACAATACCCGCATTTCTTTTCAAAAATGGAAAGGTTTGCGAGTACTACAGGTTGGTCATTGTTTACCAACTCAAGCGGCATTTGGTGTTTAAGTGTAAGAGGAGCAGGTGAGTCACGTATTCAGGGAACAACGCCTGTTGTATTTGATGATAAATGGCATACCGTTACATTTAAGTTTATGGATAGTGCCAGTAAACGTTGGGCAGTACGGTATACAGATGGTTTGCGTATCGATCATACAGATATCACGGCCCGTGGAACTGTCACCAGCCCTTCGCCCCTTACGATGGGATGGGGAACAGATCCCGGTATGGGTGCTGTAACTGTAAGCTTTGCTGATTGTATGATCTTTAATACAGCTCTTTCCGATGCTGAAGTTGCATCATTGCAATGTTCAAAAGATATTACACAACATCCCCGGTACGCAAATCTTATTGGTTATTGGCCTTGTGGTGATGGATTTGGTGGTCGGTTTTTAAATAAAGCACCGGGTGCTGTTAATAAGGACTTTATTTTGCAAGGATCATTTACATGGGATAATTATGCTGAAGTGCCATGTAGCATAACTCCTTTCCAACCCACAGCAGGGAAAGCTGCGTTGTTTATGAAATCTGTTGATGTTACAGTAACCAGTTTGTATTGGTTAAAGATGAATATTCTGCCGGTATGGGGTTTAGAAGGAAGTAAGTGGCTTGAGAGTTATGAACAAGAGTTTGTAAAACTGTAAGCGACCTGATAAAAAATTATTGCAAGGCCTTTCGTAAGAAAGGTAGCAAAACAAAAAAGCAGCAATGAAACTCATTGCTGCTTTTACTTATTTTAATAAATCAATTATGGTTCAACTGAATCATTCAAGTCAGCATCTACGAGAATGCGACCGCAGTTTTCACACACAATGATCTTTTTGTGTTGTTTAATTTCACTCTGGCGTTGCGGAGGAATGGTATTGAAACAACCACCACAGCTTTCACGCTCAATAGGCACTACTGATAAACCATTACGGTAGCTGTTACGGATACGGTCGAAGCTGGCAATCAAACGGTCTTCAACCGCTTCTCTTGCACCATTTACCAAAGAGCGTAATTGGTCTTCTTCTTTTTGTGTATCGGCAACAATCTTATCCAATTCACCTTTCTTGTGTTCAAGATTCTTTTCTTTTACTGCGATTGCCTTCTTAGCTTTTTCAAGCACTTCACTCTTTTCGATCAACTCTTCATTTGCATCTCTGATGTGCTTTTCAGAAAGTTTGATCTCAAGCCCCTGCATCTCAATTTCTTTATTGATGGCTTCAAACTCACGATTATTCTTTACGTTCTCACTTTGCTTTTCGTATTTAACGAGCAAAGCCTGCGATTCAAGGATCGCATCTTTTTTGCTCTGTATAAATTCCTGGATACCGTTGATCTCTTCTTCAATGCGGTTCTTACGTGCATTCAAACCTTCAATTTCATCTTCAAGGTCTTTTACTTCCATTGGTAATTCACCTTTCAGGATCTGGATCTCATCCAGTTTGCTTTCGATCTTTTGCACACGAATGAGTGCCTTCAGTTTTTCTTCTACAGAATACTCTTTTGTAGTAGCCATATTTGTGTTTGAAGTTTTTTGTTTTTGGTACCGGCGGTAAGGCCTTGCTCATCTTTGGTTGTGTCACTCACTTGTACGTTCCTATTTCTATTCAACTGAAATACTCGACAGGATTCGTTTTCACACCAGTTTTGAGGACGGCAAAGGTAGGGAATTTCCCGCTCAAATGATCGGCCAGTAAATCGATTGTAAACTGTTCGCTTTCCCAATGCCCGATGTCAGCCAGCAGGAGCTTGCTTTCGGCATCAAAAAACTCGTGGTATTTCACATCACCGGTTACAAAAGCATGAGCCCCGGCGGCAAGTGCTGTTTTAGTCAAAAAGCTTCCGGCACCACCGCAAAGCGCCACTTTATGAATGGCGTGAGCAGGAGGAAGAGTATGCCTGATCACACTTATTTGAAATTGATTTTTAAGTAGTTGGAGGAAATCAGTCGGTGTCATGCTGTTGGGCAATTCACCTATTAGACCTGATCCGGCAGAAGTCCATTCATTCGAAAGCTGAATAATATCATAAGCAGGTTCTTCATATGGGTGATGTTTCAGCATCGACGAAACAATATTCTTCTCCAGCCAAGCCGGGAAGATCACTTCTATCTTCAATTCTTCTTCCTCATGTCGCTTGCCGGGTTCGCCCACAAATGGAGTTGTTCCGGGTGCCCCTTTAAAGGTTCCTTTTCCTAGAGCGTTAAAGCTGCATTCGCTGTAATCACCAATATGTCCGCCACCTGCTTCAAAAATGGCAGTGCGAACGATCTCGGCATGCGAAACAGGTACAAAGCTGAAGAGTTTGCGAAGCAAAGCAGTTTTTGGTTGAAGTATTTTACAGTTCACCAGGCCTAAGCGCTCAGCCATCTTTGCATTAACACCAGCAATAACGTTGTCAAGGTTGGTGTGTATGGCATAAACAGCAATATCATATTTAATGGAGGCGATCACTGCCCGTTCCACATATGTTTTGCCGTTGATCTTTTTTAATCCGCTGAACACAATGGGGTGATGTGCCACCACCATGTTAAGTCCTTTATCCTTTGCTTCGATGATCACTTCTTCGGTTGCATCAAGACTTACCAATATGCCCGTGCATTCCCATGCAGGTGAACCGGTAATAAGTCCTGCATTATCATAGCCTTCCTGTAAGGAAGGCGGGGCCAGTGTTTCCAGAAAACGAACGATATCTCCAATTTGCATACAGTAAAAATAAGATAATTCGGTACTGGGCGTTTAAGTAGAAAGTTAAGCGGTTGAAAACCCGATGGTTGGGTTTTGCGTACTTATACTGTTGACAAATCATCAAAACAAGTTGTATTTTTAATCTCCGTTAACTCGAAATCTATGAAGCAGTTATTGATTCTTTCTTTCAGCTTATTCCTGTTTGTTGGTTGTAAAAAGGCCATAAAACGTACCCAGGAACAAATCGCCGAAACATTAATTGTAAAAGCAATGACCGATGGTCGTTGGACAGTAACCGTATATACTGACGGTACAACCGATTTTAAACCGGAATTTGACGGTTATGAATTTCAGTTTAAAACCGACCGCACAGTCGATGCAATTAAAAATATGGCGACAGAATCAACAGGTAAATGGAATGAGGATCGGGTGAATATTACGATCTCTGCTGATTACCCTGACGCAGCAACCGCAACTTTACAACGCTTAGATGGCATTTGGAAAATGAAAGACAGTAACTGGACCTGGGTGAAAGCCGAACAAATGATCAATGGTAAGCTTGTAAAACTGGAATTGACGAAGAAATGAAATACTTAATTATAAAGAAAAGCGCTTCTATATTAGAAGCGCTTTTTGTTTGTGGGTTATGTATTGCTATCATTACTTCATTTGCTTCTTAATCATCTCAGTAAAAACCAGCGCCGCTTTTTTTCGATAGCTATCCTTTGGCCAGGTAATAGATGCCTGGCTGATAATATTCAAACCTTTAATAGGAATTGTTTTCAACGTCTGTCTTCCTTTGGCAGCAGCAACTGTCATGATCGTGCAAAAATTTCCTGTCTCCACTAATTGCAGTAATGTATTAATATCATTTAACTCCATTTTTATATTCGGCTTCACCTTATTTTTCGCAAGCTCTTCATTTAAAAAATGACGTGTATGAAAACCTTTTGCCGGAAGTACCAACGGAATATCTTTCAGGTCTTTGATGGATACCGATTTCTTATCAGCGATCGGGTTCGATGGATGCACCACCAATGTTAAAGGCGATTCATACAAGCGTTGCGAAATAAACATCTCGTTATCCTGCAACTCCAAAAACGAAAGAAGGAAATCAACTCTTGTCGATTTGAGTTTATCCAACAAGTCTTCTGATGTGCCGAATTCAACGATGATCTTCACATCGGGATATTGTGCCGAAAACTGGATAAGCACAGGAGTCAACAGCGCCGATAAACCATAGGTAACTCCAATCCGGAGCTCGCCGGTTTTAATTCCTTTTAAATCGTTGATTACAAAACGGCCACTTTCCGAATCGGCAAGGGTTTGCCTCGCATACGGTAAAAACAGGCTGCCAGCTTCTGTAATGCGCACCCTTTTCCCGATCCGGTCGAACAGCGGCATACCCAATTCGTCTTCCAACTGCTTGATTTGCTGACTCAATGTGCTCTGGCTGATGAACAAAGCATGTGCTGCCTCGGTAAAATTGAGCAGTTCTGCCGAACGGATAAAATAACGTAGTTGACGAAGCTCCATAATGATCGATCGGTTTTACCGATTGAAGTGATAGAAAAATACAGTTATACAAATTTAGGATTTAAAAATACATTTGGGCTGCTATAAGCGATCTATTCCAACGTATTGCTGTATTGATCGCAATTTTCATCCTTCTAACACAAAAGAATATGAGTCATACGCCAACAACTTTGTTCGATAAGGTTTGGGATTCCCATGTTGTACGCAGCATTCCGGATGGTCCTGATGTATTTTTTATTGATCGTCATTTTATTCATGAAGTAACAAGTCCTGTTGCATTCTTAGGTCTCGAAAATCGTGGACTGAAAGTGATGTTCTCTGAAAAAACATTTGCAACTGCCGATCACAACACGCCAACCATCAACCAGCATTTACCAGTGAAGGATCCGCTTTCTGCGAATCAATTGAAGGCATTGGAAACAAATTCAGCGAAGTATGGTATTTCGCATTGGGGGTTGGGTAATCCAAAGAATGGTATTGTGCATGTAGTAGGTCCTGAGAATGGAATCACACTCCCGGGTATGACGATTGTGTGTGGTGATTCGCATACCTCAACTCATGGTGCGTTCGGGGCAATTGCATTTGGTATTGGTACTTCAGAAGTTGAAATGGTTTTATCTTCTCAATGTATCATGCAGCCAAAGCCAAAGAAAATGCGCATCACCATCAACGGTAAATTAGGCAAAGGCGTTGTGCCGAAAGATGTGCCGTTGTTTATCTTATCGCAGATTTCTGCAAGTGGTGCAACCGGTTATTTCATTGAGTTTGCAGGTGAAGTGTTTGAGAATATGAGTATGGAAGGTCGTATGACGGTTTGTAACCTGTCGATTGAAATGGGCGCACGTGGTGGTATGGTTGCTCCAGATGAAACAACGTTCAATTATTTAAAAGGAAGAGACCTTACACCAAAAGGAGAAGCATGGGATAAAGGATTGGCTTATTGGAAAACATTAAAGACTGATGCGGATGCAAAGTTTGATTTGGAATTGAATTTCACGGCAGATCAAATTGAACCACAAATTACATACGGTACAAATCCTGGTTTGGGTACAGGTATCACACACAATATTCCTCTTGCTGCAGATGTAAAAGATGGCGAAGCTTCTTATAAAAAATCATTGGCTTACATGGGCTTTGCCGAAAATGAAAAGATCGTTGGCAAGCCGGTTGATTATGTGTTCTTGGGAAGTTGCACCAACGGACGTATTGAAGATTTCAGAGCGTTTGCAAGTATTGTAAAAGGAAGAAAGAAAGCTGATAACGTTACAGCATGGTTGGTGCCCGGTTCGCATATCGTGGAGCAACAGATCAAAGAAGAAGGAATACTTGATATTTTAACTGAAGCAGGTTTTCAGTTACGTCAGCCCGGCTGTTCTGCTTGCTTGGCAATGAATGACGATAAAATCCCTGCAGGTAAATATGCTGTAAGTACAAGTAACAGAAATTTCGAAGGTCGTCAAGGGCCCGGTGCAAGAACAATGTTAGCGAGTCCGTTAGTAGCTGCTGCTGCTGCTGTTACCGGCGTAGTAACTGATCCGAGAGAACTCATGAATTGAAGGAGTAAATCTGAAATCAAAAATCTAAAATCAGAAATTAAAAATGGCTTACGATAAATTTACAGTCCTCACCAGCACAGCGGTTCCAATGCCGATTGAGAATGTGGACACCGATCAAATTATTCCTGCACGTTTCTTAAAAGCAACAAAGCGTGAAGGTTTTGGTGATAATCTTTTCCGTGACTGGCGTTATAACGGTGACGATACCCCGAAACAGGATTTCGTATTGAACAATCCTATCTACTCCGGTAAAATTTTAGTGGGTGGTAAAAACTTTGGTAGCGGAAGCAGTCGTGAACATGCTGCCTGGGCTATTTACGATTACGGTTTCCGTTGCGTAATATCCAGCTTCTTTGCAGATATCTTCAAAGGAAATGCATTGAACATCGGCATCTTACCTGTAACGGTAAGCCCTGAGTTTTTAGATAAAATTTTCAAAGCAATAGAAGCAGATCCAAAAGCTGAACTGGAAGTAAATCTTCCTGCGCAAACGGTGACAATTGTTGCCACAGGTGAAAAAGAATCATTTGATATTAACGGTTATAAAAAACATAACATGATCAATGGCTTTGATGATATCGATTACCTGCAATCAATGAAGGAAGAGATCAAAAATTTTGCATCAAAGAGTTTATACTAAGCACCCAAAACTAACATGCCCCAAGCCAAGCGTTACATTGAAATAATGGATACCACACTGCGTGATGGTGAACAAACCAGTGGTGTATCCTTTTCTGCATCGGAGAAATTAACGATCGCACAACTGTTGTTAACGGAAGTGAAAGTAGATCGTATTGAAATAGCCTCTGCCCGTGTGTCTGAAGGAGAATTTGATGCGGTGAAAAAAATTACGAAGTGGGCGAAGGCAAACAATTTGTTGCACAAAGTTGAAGTGCTCACGTTTGTTGATGGAACGGTATCTGTTGATTGGATGATCAAAGCCGGTGCTAAAGTCGCAAATCTGTTAACCAAAGGTTCACTCAATCACTTGACACATCAGCTCAAGAAAAAACCTGAGCAACATTTTGCAGAAATTGCAGAGGTGATCAAGCTCGCAAAAAAGAAAGGCATTGAAAGCAATGTGTATCTGGAAGATTGGAGCAATGGTATGCGTCATTCAAAAGAATACGTTTTTCAATACCTTGATTTTATTGTGAAGCAACCGGTGAAGCGTGTGATGTTGCCTGATACACTCGGCATCTTAACACCATCGGAGGTGTTTGATTTTGTTTCTGAAATTGTACAGCGTTATCCTAAAATACATTTCGATTTTCATGGTCATAATGATTATGATCTTGGTACAGCCAATGTGCTGGAAGCGATGAAAGCAGGTGCACATGGTTTGCATCTTACAGTAAATGGTATGGGCGAACGTGCAGGTAATGCACCATTAGCCAGTGCAATTGCAGTGATGCATGATTTTATGCCTGATATCAAATCATCAGTGGTTGAAAAATCATTGTACGGTGTAAGCAAGTTGGTAGAAACATTTTCAGGTGTTCGTATTCCATCAAATAAGCCTGTTGTGGGAGAGAATGTGTTTACACAAACGGCAGGCATTCATGCAGACGGTGATAAAAAGAATAAACTTTATTTCAGTGATCTGATGCCGGAACGTTTCGGTCGCCAGCGTAAATATGCATTGGGCAAAACAAGTGGCAAGGCAAATATTGAAAATAATCTTGCACAGTTAGGTATTCAATTAGATGATGAAGATCTGAAGAAAGTAACACAGCGTATTATTGAGTTGGGCGATAAGAAAGAAGTGGTAACACCAGCCGATCTTCCTTACATCCTTTCAGATGTACTCGACAGTAATTCCATCCAGGATAAAGTACGGGTGGAAAATTATGTGCTTACTCATTCAAAAAATCTTCGTCCTTCAGTTACACTTCATCTGAACATTGATGGAGAAACATTTGAAGAAAATGCGCAGGGAGATGGGCAATATGATGCGTTCATGAATGCGTTGAAGAAAATTTACAAACAAAAGAAAAGAGAATTGCCGCAGTTAACTGATTATGCTGTGCGTATTCCTCCCGGTGGTAAAAGTGATGCATTGTGCGAAACGATCATTACCTGGAGCCAGAACAATAAAGAATTTAAAACGAGAGGTCTTGATAGTGATCAAACAGTTTCGGCTATTAAGGCAACGCAGAAAATGTTGAACATCATAGTGAGTGGTCAATAGTAAGTGTTGAGTGAACAACTGTCTTACGGATGGAAATCACACAACTCAAAAAGCAACAAACAAAACAAATTCAATCATAACAAGAATGGCAACAAAACACATTTTAATTGTTCCCGGTGATGGTATCGGACAGGAAGTAACAGCAGTAGGTAAAAAAGTATTGGATAAGATCGCTGCAAAGTTCGGCCACACATTTACATACGATGAAGCATTGATTGGTCATGTGGCCATAGAAGCAACAGGTGTGCCTTTACCTGATGAGTCGTTAGAAAAAATGCGTAATTCAGATGCAGTATTTTTTGGTGCTGTCGGTCATCCGAAATACGATAACGACCCTTCTGCAAAAGTTCGTCCTGAGCAAGGTTTGCTGAAGATGCGGAAGGAACTTGGGTTGTATGCCAATCTTCGTCCCATTAAATTGTTTGATGAGTTGTTAGGTGCATCAAGCATTAAACCGGAGATTTTAAAAGGTGCTGATATTTTATTCTTCCGTGAGTTGACAGGTGATATTTACTTTGGCGAAAAAGGACGTAAGAACAATGGTGATACAGCTTACGATATTGCTGAGTACAGCCGTTACGAAGTAGAGCGTATTGCACGCAAAGCATTTGAAGCGGCACGCACTCGTAAAAAGAAATTATGTTCTGTTGATAAAGCCAATGTAATTGAAACATCAAGATTGTGGAGAGAAGTGGTGCAGAAAGTGGCATTGGAATATCCTGATGTGGAAGTGGAACACCAGTTTGTTGATGCAACGGCCATGTTGTTGATCAAAGATCCACGCCGTTTTGATGTAGTGGTAACAGCCAACCTGTTTGGTGATATCCTTACCGATGAAGCTTCGCAAATTGCCGGTTCAATGGGTATGTTGGCAAGCGCTTCAATTGGTGATGGTACAGGTGTATATGAACCTATTCACGGTTCGGCACACGATATTACAGGTAAAGGTATAGCCAATCCATTAGCTTCTGTTCTGTCTGCAGCTTTATTGCTCGATATTTCTTTCGGCATGAAGGAAGAATCAGAGGCAGTAATCAGTGCGGTTGATAAAGTTTTGAAAGATGGTTTCCGCTCAAGAGATATTGCCGATGCTACAACGCCGGCCGATAAAATTCTTGGAACGGATGCAATGGGCGAGCAGGTCCTGCTACATATATAAACGTAAACTGAACACTAAAAAAGGGAAGCATTTTTACAATGCTTCCCTTTTTGTTTAACAAATTTGCAAAGTGGTTGTTATTCATAAGAATTTAAAACAAGAAATAAATATGACTATTCAAATTGGACAAAAAGCCCCTGATTTTTCGCTCTTCGATACCGAAAGGAAGAAAGTAAGTCTCGCCGATTTTAAAGGAAAGAATGTGCTGATCCTGTTTTACCCACAGGCATTCTCCAGCACTTGCACCGCTGAACTTTGTACCGTAAGGGACGATATTGCCCGTTACAATAATGCAAATGCCGAGGTGTTAGGCATTTCAGTTGACTCTGTGTTCACCCTGAAAAGATATAAAGAGGAGCAGGGCTATAACTTTCCGTTGCTCAGCGATTTCAATAAAGAAGTATCAGCAGCGTATGATTCTTTATATGAGAATTGGATTCTGGAAATGAAGGGCGTTTCAAAAAGGAGTGCTTTTATTGTTGACAAGGAAGGAATCATTCAATATGTTGAATTAGTGGAAACGAAAGACGGCGTGCCCGATTTCGAGGCCATTAATAAAAAACTTGAATCACTCAACTGATTCATTTTCTGTAGAATAAGAGGGCAAATCGGCTAAGGGTTTGCCCTTTCTTTTTTAAGAAATGTGAGAAAAAGCTTGTAAATTGCAGATAATAAAACTAAGTTTGTTTCGTTGAAACGGATTTTTACCATATTCGCCTGTATCCTTTTGATAACCACAGCAACCGCCCAGACGGACAGAACACCCGCTGGAAACGCTGAAAATGTGGTTAAGGTTGTTCGTTTCTATCCCAACCCCGCTTCTTCCTTTATCAATTTTGAATTTAAAGAAACCCGTCTTGCAGATTTTTCATTCAAGGTATTCAACTTTATTGGCAAGAAAGTTTTAGAGATCAATAACCTCACTCCACGTACAGTTGTAAACCTCAACGATTATTTCCGTGGCGTATATATCTTCCAGTTAACCGACCGCAGCGGTAAAGTTGT is part of the Lacibacter sediminis genome and harbors:
- a CDS encoding alkaline phosphatase family protein, encoding MKKNKLHIGFLLSSVGIMIILFASCKRYVDPPPYFEEPGDTTKPASRKVLLIGIDGAAAAEYKKMSLPILQSMLAKSKFTWEGVSDEVSTDAASWKTLMSGVSYSRHKIKDSTFIYTQSINDPQHSSAPNFPSIFSYILSSPRNDMRTVVISPWRTMVEKLVPEVLDPVVAADDLAVKDSALKRIKTGNPDFMVVNFNSVAIAGKAGAFLADNAGYKDAALRIDAYIGELLTALKARPGYDKNEEWLVIVTSTHGGVGNSYGGPTASEVNSFSVFYHEKFKPLEFVRSGFSGVAMKGTGTSVIRASIPDDAGLYNPGLGQQTISVKMKSPTKTQYPHFFSKMERFASTTGWSLFTNSSGIWCLSVRGAGESRIQGTTPVVFDDKWHTVTFKFMDSASKRWAVRYTDGLRIDHTDITARGTVTSPSPLTMGWGTDPGMGAVTVSFADCMIFNTALSDAEVASLQCSKDITQHPRYANLIGYWPCGDGFGGRFLNKAPGAVNKDFILQGSFTWDNYAEVPCSITPFQPTAGKAALFMKSVDVTVTSLYWLKMNILPVWGLEGSKWLESYEQEFVKL
- a CDS encoding M60 family metallopeptidase yields the protein MNSVILVKRLSVCLLLLSVAVTACRKKYAYDFEDGTPGNGANGSSITIDTSIKNVDASKYAQARVFPGLVCASEPRTKVDLAMNLSYNQVQDELRISVPPSPQFGTGLYAAPGELVIIDVPQNEYSLSVQIGAWTDNLSVIQNAPRDPVIYSRSQLNPGRNYLRNLYGGHIYIFAGRSIATPVNLSFTNVVKSPDFVLGVTDKTAWQAEIRSSCVPWLELRSANMIFVVPRQYCIDRPFADIQKAMQDWDDIVNFDYYQWEGLSANPAEAIDKAPLLPWRVVMDIKPVVGYGHSGFPIVVQNDYSWFDGFGNVSAINGGGNWGVFHEVGHNNQQGTYWSWSTLGETTCNFFAFKVANRLSAVTPSSWPPKHPALATAIPAAITWASSAVGTRNFDGTDAAINDPFARLTPFVQIMSKIPADWGYPGQQDGWSFITELYKKARRSNRISLTDQNKRDFVYETLCEFTRRDMRAFFRAWGITVSTISLNKMGALYPLSFQEIWKYNPLTKTGGDTQADPRSVWLPIASSWSTSEGTNGTIGNAFDGSFTTYWHSNYGTGTGPTAPTHTITVDMATPTTIKGFSAALRQSGTGTATRVKNIRVQVSDDNINWTPVVFVTGASTITGAFTLVNMQGLQSFNLTNNITARYFRYVISAAADNDPSGNNSALSEINIVRP
- a CDS encoding Nif3-like dinuclear metal center hexameric protein; protein product: MQIGDIVRFLETLAPPSLQEGYDNAGLITGSPAWECTGILVSLDATEEVIIEAKDKGLNMVVAHHPIVFSGLKKINGKTYVERAVIASIKYDIAVYAIHTNLDNVIAGVNAKMAERLGLVNCKILQPKTALLRKLFSFVPVSHAEIVRTAIFEAGGGHIGDYSECSFNALGKGTFKGAPGTTPFVGEPGKRHEEEELKIEVIFPAWLEKNIVSSMLKHHPYEEPAYDIIQLSNEWTSAGSGLIGELPNSMTPTDFLQLLKNQFQISVIRHTLPPAHAIHKVALCGGAGSFLTKTALAAGAHAFVTGDVKYHEFFDAESKLLLADIGHWESEQFTIDLLADHLSGKFPTFAVLKTGVKTNPVEYFS
- a CDS encoding zinc ribbon domain-containing protein, translated to MATTKEYSVEEKLKALIRVQKIESKLDEIQILKGELPMEVKDLEDEIEGLNARKNRIEEEINGIQEFIQSKKDAILESQALLVKYEKQSENVKNNREFEAINKEIEMQGLEIKLSEKHIRDANEELIEKSEVLEKAKKAIAVKEKNLEHKKGELDKIVADTQKEEDQLRSLVNGAREAVEDRLIASFDRIRNSYRNGLSVVPIERESCGGCFNTIPPQRQSEIKQHKKIIVCENCGRILVDADLNDSVEP